A single Garra rufa chromosome 9, GarRuf1.0, whole genome shotgun sequence DNA region contains:
- the mios gene encoding LOW QUALITY PROTEIN: GATOR2 complex protein MIOS (The sequence of the model RefSeq protein was modified relative to this genomic sequence to represent the inferred CDS: inserted 1 base in 1 codon; deleted 4 bases in 4 codons) — protein YVICDTELSLYRIDLQGSSETKAGSLPLSEDTAATLLAINSDTPYMKCVAWYPKHEPECLLAVGQANGRVVLTSLGQSPNSKCKELVGKEFVPKHARQCNTLAWNPVDSNWLAAGLDKHRADFSVLIWDISSKFSPEAVPTEKVRLSGDXDSGSVVTKPLYELGQNDACLSLCWLPRGNQKLLLAGMHRNLAIFDLRNTSQKTFVNTKAIQGVTVDPHFQDRVASFFEGQVAIWDLRKFEKPVFTLTDQPKPLTKVAWCPTRMGLLATLTRDSNIIRLYDMQHTPMPFGDEVEPTIIERSVQPCSESISSSFAWHPVSQNRMVVVSPNRVMNDFTVFERISLAWSSTTSLMWACGRHLYECAEDAGQGAAAADKDIATKMRERAQSRYGHDTVQVWKNHVLAGGDDPQLRSLWYTLHFMKQYTENVEQKQQSNKQSLIYSGIKNIVKSSSGTTETRRCWSGSDRQTDVPRYHSEERSLALQLCGWISRGPDIDVEPFLKSLEQEGEWERAAAVALFNLDIRRAIQILNKGASAEKGDLNLNVVAMALSGYTDEKNSLWREMCSSLRLQLKKPYLCIMFAFLTSEPGAYDAVLYESRVAVRDRVAFACMFLNDAQLPRYIDKLTNEMKEAGNLEGILLTGLTKDGVDLMESYVDRTGDVQTASFCMLKGSPGEVLKDPRVQCWIENYRNLLDAWRFWHKRAEFDIHRSKLDPSSKPLAQVFVSCNFCGKSISYSCSAMPHQGRGFSQYGVSGSPTKSKVTSCPGCRKPLPRCALCLMNMGTPVSSCPGTGKADEKADLTRDKKLAQFNNWFTWCHNCRHGGHAGHMLSWFRDHSECPVSACTCKCMQLDTTGNLVPSDSV, from the exons TATGTGATCTGTGACACTGAACTCAGTCTATATCGAATC GACCTGCAGGGAAGCTCAGAAACCAAAGCTGGCTCTCTTCCCCTATCCGAGGACACGGCGGCCACGCTGCTGGCCATCAACTCCGACACCCCATATATGAAATGCGTGGCCTGGTATCCCAAACATGAGCCAGAGTGTTTGCTAGCTGTGGGACAGGCCAACGGCCGAGTCGTCCTAACCAGTCTAGGACAGAGCCCCAACTCAAAATGCAAGGAGCTGGTGGGTAAAGAGTTTGTACCGAAGCACGCTCGACAATGCAATACGCTCGCATGGAACCCGGTGGATAGTAACTGGCTTGCGGCTGGTTTAGACAAACATCGGGCTGATTTTTCCGTTCTCATATGGGATATAAGTAGCAAGTTTTCTCCTGAAGCAGTTCCAACTGAGAAGGTTCGTCTGTCTGGAG TTGACTCTGGATCAGTGGTGACCAAGCCGCTCTACGAGCTCGGACAAAACGATGCATGTCTTTCTCTTTGCTGGCTTCCACGTGGA AACCAAAAGTTGCTACTGGCCGGGATGCACCGAAATCTAGCCATCTTTGACTTGCGTAACACCAGCCAGAAGACGTTTGTGAACACCAAAGCCATTCAGGGCGTCACTGTGGATCCTCATTTTCAAGATCGCGTTGCGTCTTTCTTCGAAGGCCAGGTGGCTATCTGGGACTTGCGCAAATTTGAAAAACCCGTCTTTACTTTGACGGACCAACCTAAGCCTTTGACTAAAGTGGCATGGTGTCCCACACGCATGGGTCTGTTAGCCACGCTCACGCGGGACAGCAATATCATCCGGCTGTACGACATGCAGCACACGCCGATGCCGTTCGGCGACGAGGTTGAGCCCACCATCATCGAGCGCAGCGTTCAGCCCTGCAGCGAGAGCATCAGCAGCAGCTTCGCCTGGCACCCCGTCAGC CAGAACCGCATGGTGGTGGTGTCGCCCAACCGGGTCATGAACGACTTCACTGTTTTTGAGCGTATATCGCTG GCCTGGAGCTCTACCACCTCGCTGATGTGGGCATGCGGGCGGCACTTGTATGAGTGCGCAGAGGACGCCGGTCAGGGGGCGGCCGCCGCTGATAAGGACATCGCCACTAAGATGAGGGAGCGAGCGCAGTCGCGGTACGGACACGATACCGTCCAGGTGTGGAAGAACCACGTGCTGGCCGGAGGAGACGACCCGCAGCTGAGGTCGCTCTGGTATACACTCCATT TTATGAAACAGTACACTGAAAATGTGGAACAGAAGCAACAGAGCAATAAACAGTCGCTCATCTACTCAGGCATCAAAAACATTGTCAAGTCCAGCTCTG GCACTACAGAGACGCGGCGCTGCTGGTCGGGTTCAGACAGGCAGACTGATGTACCGCGGTACCACAGCGAGGAGCGCAGTCTGGCCCTGCAGCTGTGTGGCTGGATCAGTCGAGGGCCCGACATTGATGTGGAGCCCTTCCTGAAGTCTCTGGAACAGGAGGGCGAGTGGGAGAGAGCTGCTGCTGTCGCCCTCTTTAACCTGGACATCCGACGAGCCATTCAGATTCTTAATAAAGGAGCTTCAGCAGAGAAAG GTGATCTGAACTTGAACGTGGTGGCCATGGCTCTGTCAGGCTACACTGATGAGAAAAACTCCCTGTGGAGAGAGATGTGCAGCTCTCTCAGACTCCAGCTGAAGAAGCCATACCTGTGTATCATGTTTGCCTTCCTCACCAGTGAACCTGGTGCCTATGATGCCGTCTTG TATGAGAGCCGTGTGGCTGTCAGGGACAGGGTGGCCTTTGCATGTATGTTTCTAAATGATGCTCAG TTACCTCGCTATATAGACAAGCTGACCAATGAGATGAAGGAGGCTGGTAATCTGGAGGGCATCTTGCTGACAGGACTGACAAAAGATGGAGTAGATCTTATGGAGAGTTATGTAGATCGAACTGGAGACGTGCAGACGGCCAGTTTCTGCATGCTTAAA GGCTCCCCAGGAGAGGTGCTGAAGGACCCTCGGGTGCAGTGCTGGATCGAGAACTATCGCAACTTGTTGGACGCCTGGAGGTTTTGGCATAAACGGGCTGAATTTGACATTCATAGGAGCAAATTGGATCCCAGCTCAAAACCACTTGCACAG GTGTTTGTGAGCTGTAACTTCTGTGGAAAGTCTATATCATACAGCTGCTCAGCGATGCCACATCAGGGCCGTGGATTCAGTCAGTACGGGGTCAGCGGCTCACCCACCAAGTCAAAGGTCACCAGTTGCCCTGGCTGTCGTAAACCACTTCCACGCTGTGCCCTCTGCCTAATGAACATGGGCACCCCTGTGTCCAGCTGCCCAG GCACAGGAAAAGCAGATGAGAAAGCCGATCTCACACGAGACAAAAAACTCGCACAGTTCAATAACTGGTTCACCTGGTGCCACAACTGCCGGCACGGTGGTCACGCGGGTCACATGCTCAGCTGGTTTAG